From Tepidisphaeraceae bacterium, one genomic window encodes:
- a CDS encoding sugar-binding protein: MIRNVLCTVVLFGLSVVTASISHAVDVKLGLNGIDVDAGPAGSFVLHYPKLAKGEKKLAPIEKVIGDASALFKYEGGAQLTVEIREGGLLQLHVQNAGPNVDSIRLDMNITGSARGQLKWAANGGTPAEVPVTYAGTPFLFKGDAKRFELVAENGDGLAIIQPHGFQQLQDNREWNTDTCSWFSVTRIPFSRPGEAYVVYAIVNPGDKAPALTVKPSADDTTTPPTATAKIDRFGQFIAKDFSDKVRSVEELKADLEADEAYYASLTSPATDIYGGLADSGQQHGLQKTGFFHLGKIGDAQVLVTPDGNAFFQLGVCTALINIDDYTKVTGREAIFEQLPDHRDLKYRTAYRDGYKEYPSFYIANTIEKFDEAFSPDAHARRMIERLRKWGFNSSGAFGVNKDSAAAVKDAQFPYVTFLPLGEAPKLPLKDVWDPFAEGLEAKLDEKFAQHVATKANDPLIIGYFVTNEPVIEDVPKIVPGLPASKYAIKGRLVQMLQEKYPTIDAFNTAWGANYGAFDELGEAEVIIATPAANADMQAFFEIFLEARYSLIHRLFKKHDPNHLLIGDRWTIGSANNEAIVRIAGRYLDVISINYYTYGADLAFLDRVHKMSGGRPILLSEFHYCARDQGLTGGIRQLGTQQERGLAYRNYVEQAAATNYVVGVQWFSAIDQAATGRFFDNEAANIGLLNVADRPYKDFLAEVMKTNYDVYSVILGQRPPFAYDDPRFQMKAGGKKIVNAARMVKPFELDGSRNEWPFLPAERVGAEGLVLGEHAKDFEGTFRIAWDEQNLYLYAEVSDPTPMVNNGRADLIWANDAIELFTGADDLDQGGGLKFRDRQVVIRGAKTPDGMTPANFVNAPKQYDVRTIVLPNADGKGYTIEAAIPMESLGFTPQAGQEILFDIAFDDATIGRRQIVWNGSDRVSKDRSVWGKLAFTE; the protein is encoded by the coding sequence ATGATTCGCAACGTGCTGTGCACCGTTGTCCTTTTTGGCTTGTCCGTCGTCACCGCGTCGATCTCGCATGCCGTGGACGTCAAGCTTGGCCTTAACGGCATCGACGTTGATGCCGGTCCGGCCGGCAGCTTCGTGCTGCACTACCCGAAGCTCGCCAAAGGTGAGAAGAAGCTTGCTCCGATCGAAAAGGTGATCGGCGACGCGTCGGCCCTCTTCAAGTACGAGGGCGGCGCGCAACTGACTGTCGAGATTAGAGAAGGCGGCCTTTTGCAACTGCACGTGCAGAACGCAGGGCCGAACGTCGACTCGATTCGTCTCGACATGAACATCACCGGATCGGCGCGCGGGCAACTGAAGTGGGCGGCCAACGGCGGGACGCCCGCAGAGGTACCCGTGACGTACGCGGGTACGCCCTTTCTCTTCAAGGGCGATGCCAAGCGGTTCGAACTCGTCGCCGAGAATGGGGATGGACTCGCGATCATCCAGCCGCACGGGTTCCAACAACTGCAGGACAATCGCGAGTGGAACACCGACACCTGCAGCTGGTTCAGCGTGACCCGCATCCCGTTCAGCCGCCCAGGCGAAGCGTACGTCGTTTACGCGATCGTGAACCCGGGTGACAAGGCCCCGGCGCTCACTGTGAAGCCCTCTGCCGACGACACCACAACGCCGCCGACGGCTACCGCGAAGATCGACCGCTTCGGGCAGTTCATCGCGAAGGACTTCTCGGACAAGGTGAGATCGGTCGAGGAGCTCAAGGCCGACCTCGAGGCCGACGAAGCCTACTACGCCAGCCTCACGTCGCCAGCCACCGACATCTACGGCGGCTTGGCGGACAGTGGCCAGCAGCACGGGCTGCAGAAGACCGGTTTTTTTCACCTCGGAAAGATCGGAGACGCGCAGGTGCTGGTGACGCCGGACGGCAACGCCTTCTTCCAACTGGGCGTCTGCACGGCCCTCATCAACATCGACGACTACACGAAGGTCACCGGCCGCGAGGCCATCTTCGAGCAACTGCCCGACCATCGCGACCTGAAGTACAGGACGGCGTACCGTGATGGCTACAAGGAATATCCTTCGTTCTACATCGCTAACACGATCGAAAAGTTCGACGAGGCATTCTCGCCCGACGCGCACGCACGTCGCATGATCGAACGCTTGCGCAAGTGGGGCTTCAACAGCAGCGGCGCGTTTGGCGTGAACAAGGACAGCGCCGCTGCGGTGAAGGACGCGCAGTTTCCGTACGTCACTTTCCTGCCCCTGGGGGAGGCGCCAAAGCTGCCGTTGAAAGACGTCTGGGACCCGTTCGCTGAGGGTCTGGAAGCGAAGCTTGATGAAAAGTTCGCGCAGCACGTGGCCACGAAGGCGAATGACCCGCTAATCATCGGATATTTCGTCACCAACGAGCCGGTGATCGAAGATGTGCCGAAGATCGTCCCGGGCCTGCCTGCCAGCAAGTACGCCATCAAAGGGCGACTGGTGCAGATGCTGCAGGAGAAGTACCCGACGATCGACGCGTTCAACACGGCTTGGGGCGCAAACTATGGCGCGTTCGACGAGTTGGGCGAGGCCGAGGTGATCATCGCCACGCCCGCAGCCAACGCCGACATGCAGGCGTTCTTCGAGATCTTCCTGGAAGCCCGCTACAGCCTGATTCATCGACTGTTCAAAAAGCACGATCCGAACCACCTGCTTATCGGCGACCGCTGGACGATCGGGTCGGCCAACAACGAGGCGATCGTCCGCATCGCCGGCAGGTACCTCGACGTGATCAGCATCAACTACTACACCTACGGCGCCGATCTCGCGTTCCTCGACCGCGTGCACAAGATGTCGGGCGGGCGGCCGATCTTGCTCAGCGAGTTTCACTACTGCGCTCGCGATCAGGGTCTTACGGGTGGCATTCGCCAGTTGGGCACCCAGCAGGAGCGCGGGCTGGCTTACCGCAATTACGTGGAGCAGGCGGCCGCCACGAATTACGTCGTCGGCGTCCAGTGGTTCTCCGCGATCGACCAGGCCGCCACCGGCCGCTTCTTTGATAACGAGGCAGCGAACATCGGCCTGCTGAACGTCGCCGATCGACCATACAAGGATTTCCTGGCCGAAGTGATGAAGACGAATTACGACGTCTACTCGGTCATTCTCGGGCAGCGGCCGCCGTTCGCTTATGACGACCCGCGTTTCCAGATGAAGGCCGGCGGCAAGAAGATTGTGAACGCGGCCCGCATGGTCAAGCCGTTCGAACTTGATGGCAGCCGCAACGAATGGCCTTTCCTGCCCGCCGAGCGCGTTGGCGCCGAAGGTCTCGTGCTTGGCGAGCATGCTAAGGACTTTGAAGGCACGTTCCGCATCGCATGGGATGAACAGAACCTCTACCTGTACGCCGAGGTGAGCGATCCCACTCCGATGGTCAACAACGGAAGGGCGGACCTCATTTGGGCCAACGATGCAATTGAACTCTTCACCGGAGCCGACGATCTCGACCAGGGGGGCGGCCTGAAGTTCCGCGATCGGCAAGTCGTCATCCGCGGCGCGAAGACGCCAGACGGCATGACACCCGCGAACTTCGTCAACGCCCCCAAGCAGTATGACGTGCGCACGATCGTGTTGCCTAACGCCGACGGGAAGGGCTATACGATCGAGGCCGCGATCCCGATGGAGAGCCTCGGTTTCACGCCACAGGCCGGGCAGGAGATCCTGTTCGACATCGCGTTCGACGACGCGACGATCGGTCGGCGACAGATCGTTTGGAACGGTAGCGATCGCGTGTCGAAAGACCGAAGTGTGTGGGGCAAGCTTGCCTTCACCGAGTGA
- a CDS encoding GDSL-type esterase/lipase family protein, whose protein sequence is MNLSLLRRRFVLLSALSLAMFAAPLSAADGGPTPYPDAKDEAAWPGKGPIRLHGWMVDNRAAFWDQREKDQGAVVFAGDSLIGGWKPELMKKAFPNLKIANRGVGGDTSRGLLFRFKEDVLDLNPAAVVICIGSNDLSAHGDPAAVEANIAEMIEMARQHSATMPIVLCLTPPRDSKEAPTKPGAHPELNERIAQLAEGREHVALADTFNPMATPAGKPIPEYFGKDRVHITAAGFEKWGEVLRPVLHRLGVE, encoded by the coding sequence ATGAACCTGAGTTTGCTTCGTAGGCGTTTCGTCCTGCTCTCCGCCTTGTCGCTCGCCATGTTTGCGGCGCCGTTAAGCGCTGCGGACGGTGGTCCCACGCCCTATCCTGATGCGAAGGACGAGGCGGCGTGGCCCGGCAAGGGGCCGATCCGCCTGCACGGGTGGATGGTCGACAACCGCGCGGCCTTCTGGGACCAGCGCGAGAAAGATCAGGGGGCGGTCGTGTTCGCTGGAGATTCGCTGATCGGCGGATGGAAGCCCGAACTGATGAAGAAGGCGTTTCCGAACCTGAAGATCGCGAACCGCGGCGTCGGTGGCGACACCAGCCGTGGCCTGCTGTTTCGGTTTAAGGAGGACGTGCTGGACCTGAACCCCGCTGCCGTGGTGATCTGCATCGGCTCCAACGATCTCAGCGCCCACGGCGATCCGGCGGCGGTCGAAGCCAACATTGCCGAAATGATTGAGATGGCACGCCAACATAGCGCCACAATGCCCATCGTGCTCTGCCTGACGCCGCCGCGTGATTCGAAGGAAGCGCCGACAAAGCCCGGCGCGCATCCCGAACTCAACGAACGCATTGCACAGCTAGCGGAAGGGCGAGAACACGTGGCCCTCGCCGACACCTTCAACCCCATGGCAACCCCCGCAGGCAAGCCGATCCCCGAATATTTCGGAAAGGATCGCGTCCACATCACCGCCGCCGGATTCGAGAAGTGGGGCGAAGTGCTGCGGCCGGTGTTGCATCGTCTAGGCGTCGAGTAA
- a CDS encoding AraC family transcriptional regulator, whose amino-acid sequence METRTCHSIRLPENVLSSATSRRAWNGVSVEVTEFHCSGRVVHQLHQGTDALLSVVLEEIGGRSEPRLRENQPCPIGYMPKHMHFAPAGMETWGYTDDIRYLKDASLTFDLAALAERLGTEFDADVIATPRLRFADDRIWTLVRLLADAANDPDPSAQLYGDGLTAAIAAQLFNDGTAPPTAQRDRGLAPWQLRRVVEYLDAHLPQRIELAQLATIAELSQSHFSRAFKTSTGMSPYHWQLDARIRRAQTLLFDTHKSLEQVARSTGFADAVHFGRTFRKLTGATPAAWRRAVEATEQGPAAGSD is encoded by the coding sequence GTGGAGACGCGAACCTGCCACTCGATCCGGTTGCCCGAGAACGTGCTGAGTTCGGCGACCTCGCGCCGTGCATGGAACGGGGTCAGCGTGGAGGTCACCGAGTTTCATTGCTCGGGGCGCGTAGTGCATCAGCTGCATCAGGGGACCGACGCCCTGCTCAGCGTTGTGCTGGAGGAAATCGGCGGCCGCTCCGAGCCGCGCCTACGCGAGAACCAGCCTTGCCCAATCGGCTACATGCCCAAGCACATGCACTTTGCGCCGGCGGGCATGGAGACGTGGGGCTATACCGACGACATCCGCTACCTGAAGGACGCCAGCCTGACCTTCGACCTCGCAGCGCTGGCCGAGCGGCTGGGCACCGAGTTCGACGCCGATGTGATCGCCACGCCGCGCCTACGCTTCGCGGACGATCGCATCTGGACGCTCGTCAGGCTACTCGCCGACGCGGCGAACGACCCTGACCCGTCGGCGCAACTCTATGGCGACGGTCTGACCGCCGCGATCGCGGCGCAGCTCTTCAACGATGGAACCGCGCCGCCGACCGCGCAGCGCGACCGCGGCCTGGCGCCCTGGCAGCTCCGGCGCGTCGTCGAGTACCTCGATGCGCACCTGCCCCAGCGCATCGAACTGGCGCAATTGGCGACGATCGCGGAACTGTCGCAGTCGCACTTCAGCCGGGCGTTCAAGACCTCGACCGGGATGTCGCCGTACCACTGGCAACTCGACGCGCGCATCCGCCGTGCCCAAACCCTGCTATTCGACACCCACAAGTCGCTCGAACAGGTGGCTCGGTCCACCGGCTTTGCCGACGCCGTCCACTTCGGACGAACGTTCCGCAAGCTCACCGGTGCAACGCCGGCCGCGTGGCGACGCGCCGTCGAAGCGACCGAGCAAGGTCCCGCCGCAGGATCAGACTGA
- a CDS encoding glycoside hydrolase family 16 protein, whose protein sequence is MAQTPTTSPVADPTLQRSKASPKKKVPAKASVTSFPTEAKKNTPIEMAGVPSTIISPLGRTMTLRFADEFDAVTDPKDGQPYIDRSKWQTTFWQGSSVRTLGSNGEAQYYMDKDYAGKNNIQIDQRPNPFSFEQPGILTMSAFRVPKELQANYWMGKERPFASALLISDKKFTFQYGYVEARFKLPAVRGAWPAFWLLGNDPRIGDEVQAHYWPPEADILEFFGHRPTKHSAGIHAKDGKKGKTFWGFHDVGFDITQDFHTFGYEWNDKETVFTFDGKIWGRGETPPSHCREMYILINLAVGGNWYSEEMRAAGTPYKQWEVDESTMPWKMLVDHVRVYQE, encoded by the coding sequence ATGGCGCAAACGCCTACGACGTCGCCGGTGGCCGACCCCACGCTGCAGCGTTCGAAGGCATCTCCCAAGAAAAAGGTGCCGGCAAAAGCCTCGGTCACGTCGTTCCCGACCGAGGCGAAGAAGAACACGCCGATCGAGATGGCCGGCGTGCCCAGCACGATCATCTCGCCGCTCGGACGCACAATGACGCTCCGCTTTGCCGACGAGTTCGATGCGGTGACCGATCCGAAGGACGGGCAGCCATACATCGATCGGTCGAAGTGGCAGACCACGTTCTGGCAGGGGTCGAGCGTCCGTACGCTGGGGTCCAATGGCGAGGCCCAGTATTACATGGACAAGGATTACGCGGGCAAGAACAACATCCAGATCGATCAGCGGCCCAACCCGTTCTCGTTTGAACAACCGGGCATCCTCACCATGTCCGCGTTTCGCGTGCCGAAGGAACTGCAGGCGAACTATTGGATGGGGAAGGAGCGTCCCTTCGCGTCGGCACTGCTGATCTCCGACAAAAAGTTTACCTTCCAATATGGCTACGTCGAGGCGCGCTTCAAATTGCCCGCCGTGCGCGGCGCCTGGCCGGCGTTCTGGCTGTTGGGCAACGACCCGCGCATCGGTGATGAGGTGCAGGCCCACTACTGGCCGCCCGAGGCGGACATCCTGGAGTTCTTCGGCCACCGCCCGACCAAGCACAGCGCCGGCATTCACGCGAAGGACGGCAAGAAGGGCAAGACGTTCTGGGGTTTCCATGACGTCGGCTTCGACATCACGCAGGACTTTCACACGTTCGGCTACGAGTGGAACGACAAGGAGACGGTCTTCACCTTCGACGGCAAGATCTGGGGCCGCGGCGAAACGCCACCGTCCCACTGCCGCGAGATGTACATCCTCATCAATCTCGCGGTGGGCGGCAATTGGTACTCCGAGGAGATGAGAGCCGCCGGCACGCCGTACAAGCAGTGGGAAGTCGATGAGTCGACGATGCCGTGGAAGATGCTGGTCGACCACGTGCGCGTCTATCAAGAGTAG
- a CDS encoding LacI family DNA-binding transcriptional regulator, whose translation MASEDLTTVRDLGRLAGCSIATVSRVLNNSAAVSVKKREAILQAIRETDFHISRARRGGRRNAMKPSEDHGVVEIVQHRHSPVERLTLESGQLNVGPLVSGWDKRPSARSQALGNAFHRGIVDGAIEELATWGYRAQMRMNTDLLDPVQLAGINANDRSGVLLIGEYSDDLARFVRSCTHPVVLVDLNVNGQADVVTTDNFHGVGEALEHLFALGHRRIGYVGRGQHTGGLPDERLTAFKLKMTERGVPIRPDWLYDGYDHIEETARGVELILRQADRPTALMCGNDCYALGVVRAASRLGISIPDGLSLVGFDDVDFASLITPPLTTVRVPVQEMGRQAVRQLMIHMKGTMRPRSSGCRVRLLPELVVRESTAAVTMGG comes from the coding sequence ATGGCGAGTGAAGATTTGACAACTGTGAGGGATCTGGGCCGCCTTGCAGGCTGTTCGATCGCCACCGTTTCACGTGTGTTAAACAACAGCGCCGCGGTCAGCGTTAAGAAGCGTGAGGCTATCCTTCAGGCGATTCGCGAGACCGATTTCCATATCAGCCGGGCCCGGCGTGGTGGCCGGCGCAATGCGATGAAGCCCAGCGAGGATCATGGCGTCGTCGAGATCGTTCAGCACCGGCACTCGCCGGTCGAGCGGCTGACCCTCGAGAGCGGTCAGCTGAATGTCGGTCCCCTAGTCTCCGGGTGGGACAAGCGTCCCTCCGCCCGGTCGCAAGCGCTCGGCAACGCGTTTCACCGCGGGATCGTCGATGGCGCAATAGAAGAGTTAGCGACGTGGGGCTATCGCGCCCAGATGCGCATGAACACCGATCTGCTCGATCCAGTACAGCTGGCAGGGATCAATGCGAACGATCGCAGTGGCGTGCTTCTGATCGGCGAGTATAGCGACGATCTCGCCCGCTTCGTCCGCAGTTGCACGCATCCGGTCGTTCTCGTCGACCTCAACGTCAACGGACAGGCCGACGTCGTGACGACGGACAATTTTCATGGCGTGGGCGAAGCGCTGGAACACCTCTTCGCCCTCGGCCATCGCAGGATTGGGTACGTCGGTCGCGGGCAGCACACGGGTGGGCTGCCGGACGAGCGGTTGACGGCCTTCAAGCTGAAGATGACCGAGCGCGGCGTGCCGATCCGGCCCGACTGGTTGTACGACGGGTACGACCACATCGAGGAAACGGCCCGCGGCGTCGAGTTGATCCTGCGTCAAGCGGATCGGCCGACCGCGCTGATGTGCGGCAACGACTGTTACGCGCTGGGCGTCGTGCGCGCCGCGAGCAGGTTGGGCATCTCGATCCCCGACGGGCTGAGCCTTGTGGGCTTCGACGACGTCGACTTCGCGTCGTTGATCACGCCGCCGCTGACGACGGTACGTGTGCCCGTCCAGGAGATGGGCCGGCAGGCCGTGCGACAATTGATGATTCACATGAAGGGCACCATGCGTCCGCGATCGAGCGGGTGCCGCGTGCGCCTGCTGCCCGAATTGGTCGTCCGCGAATCGACGGCTGCGGTGACGATGGGTGGTTAA
- a CDS encoding sugar phosphate isomerase/epimerase family protein, whose amino-acid sequence MIAAHASNGIHMKLSFSTLGCPDWTLAQICEQGSAAGFYGVDFRGLGPALDITTLPAFGPQLHQTRRMLEDAGLATSGISSGICLCEPDRQTANVEEARRTIEVARGLACPYVRVFGGRIGQSDRESASKTALSCLAAILSLPGASDVQWLLETHDDWCNSSHCAQLLASAGANSPVGLTWDVMLTVVEAQEPPDVTLRNAGDWVRYVHLKDALYTEPTVAAAKLVQPGEGLVPLPLAIHSLTERGFDGWLMFEHEKRWHPELPDPAEALPAFVDWIRRVLALRAPH is encoded by the coding sequence ATGATCGCCGCGCATGCCTCGAATGGAATACACATGAAACTGAGTTTTTCAACACTGGGCTGCCCCGACTGGACGCTCGCACAAATTTGCGAGCAGGGCTCCGCCGCCGGTTTCTACGGCGTGGATTTTCGAGGGTTGGGGCCGGCCTTGGATATCACGACGCTGCCCGCGTTCGGTCCCCAGTTGCACCAGACCCGCCGCATGCTGGAGGATGCTGGGCTGGCAACCTCGGGGATCAGCTCCGGCATCTGCTTGTGCGAGCCCGATCGGCAGACTGCCAACGTCGAAGAGGCCCGCCGGACGATTGAAGTCGCGCGCGGCCTGGCCTGTCCCTACGTGCGTGTGTTCGGTGGGCGAATCGGCCAGTCCGATCGCGAGAGCGCCTCTAAGACGGCATTGAGTTGCCTTGCTGCCATCCTGTCGCTGCCCGGGGCGTCAGACGTGCAATGGCTGCTTGAAACGCACGATGACTGGTGCAATTCATCCCATTGCGCCCAGCTACTCGCCAGCGCTGGAGCGAACTCGCCCGTCGGGCTAACGTGGGACGTAATGCTGACGGTCGTTGAAGCTCAGGAACCCCCCGATGTCACCCTCCGCAACGCGGGCGACTGGGTGCGTTACGTGCATCTAAAGGATGCGCTGTACACCGAGCCTACCGTCGCAGCAGCGAAGCTCGTTCAACCCGGAGAAGGATTGGTGCCCCTGCCACTGGCGATTCACAGCTTGACCGAGCGCGGGTTCGATGGCTGGCTGATGTTCGAACACGAAAAGCGATGGCACCCTGAGTTGCCAGATCCTGCAGAGGCGCTTCCGGCGTTCGTCGATTGGATTCGGCGGGTGCTGGCGTTGCGCGCGCCGCACTAG
- a CDS encoding helix-turn-helix domain-containing protein, with the protein MIQGKRPAVDFPYHCETGCPLGRISWSGPYVRSPGQPMRVIPDLVFVYVTRGVCEYEDDAGRRRLGPGDMMVLPPGLRHRYGAPSGKEWDERYITCDGPLIDMWQREELVKRDDVIWRLLPVEYWVNRMINVIGDVIAPGPDESLAQLGRLQALLADMRLARRAGTVHEDDRSWLHQARMLLEAREGQARTELESAAVAMNCGYHTFRRRFTQLAGIGPAQYRLQSQINLAQALMVQHPSIGNKELADRCGFADEYHFSKQFKHVTEMAPSAFRDQCRISRNPPTSTDS; encoded by the coding sequence TTGATTCAAGGTAAACGGCCGGCGGTCGACTTTCCTTACCACTGCGAGACGGGCTGCCCGCTCGGCCGCATCTCCTGGTCGGGGCCATACGTGCGCAGCCCGGGGCAGCCCATGCGGGTCATCCCCGATCTGGTCTTCGTCTACGTCACGCGCGGCGTGTGTGAGTACGAGGATGATGCCGGCAGGCGCCGACTGGGACCAGGGGACATGATGGTCCTGCCACCGGGACTTCGTCACCGCTACGGCGCGCCGTCCGGCAAGGAATGGGACGAACGCTACATCACCTGCGATGGACCGCTCATCGACATGTGGCAGCGTGAGGAATTGGTCAAACGCGATGACGTGATCTGGCGATTGCTGCCGGTGGAATATTGGGTCAATCGAATGATCAACGTAATCGGCGACGTGATCGCGCCTGGGCCGGATGAATCTCTGGCTCAACTGGGGCGGTTGCAGGCCCTGTTGGCAGACATGCGTCTGGCGCGCCGGGCCGGAACCGTGCATGAGGACGACCGCAGTTGGCTGCACCAGGCGCGCATGCTGCTGGAGGCGCGCGAAGGCCAGGCCCGCACCGAGTTGGAGTCCGCCGCCGTCGCGATGAATTGCGGTTACCACACGTTTCGACGGCGGTTCACGCAGTTGGCTGGCATCGGTCCGGCGCAGTATCGCCTGCAGTCGCAGATCAACCTGGCGCAGGCGCTCATGGTGCAGCATCCCTCGATCGGCAACAAGGAACTGGCCGACCGGTGCGGCTTTGCAGACGAGTACCACTTCTCGAAGCAGTTCAAACACGTCACCGAGATGGCTCCCAGCGCATTCCGCGATCAGTGCCGGATCTCGCGGAACCCACCGACCTCGACTGACTCCTGA
- a CDS encoding type II secretion system protein — protein sequence MRTKQLKPCSLGFTLIELLVVIGIIALLISMLLPALNRVRVQAKTVECASGLRQIGTAWLQYQNDNKSWIVPMGARWSDSWATNISGKYTAPVPTAPVAEGDYVWYHFLKKYTATYKIFNCPTANIGNPAYTRSGWETQVKSGIGDGTPDSFNIGYSQAGASCNYAFAGSTFGVSWPQHFPAWVSSDPNYSKSMAPKKFATASRYVRASGVQPTDVVVIMDGTWRITTAGADALYGLNDPKRYLHGKRTANALFMDGHVQNGHMNDFQGRWSNASAPGALIVQLTTGKH from the coding sequence ATGAGGACCAAACAATTAAAGCCTTGTTCCCTGGGGTTCACGCTAATCGAACTCCTGGTGGTGATCGGGATCATTGCCCTCCTGATCTCGATGCTCCTGCCGGCGCTGAACCGGGTACGCGTGCAGGCCAAAACCGTGGAATGCGCATCGGGCCTTCGGCAGATCGGCACCGCCTGGCTGCAGTACCAGAACGACAACAAGAGCTGGATCGTGCCGATGGGTGCCCGGTGGAGCGACAGCTGGGCCACCAACATTTCTGGTAAGTACACGGCCCCGGTGCCCACTGCGCCGGTCGCGGAGGGCGACTACGTCTGGTACCACTTCCTGAAGAAGTACACGGCGACGTACAAGATCTTCAACTGCCCGACGGCAAACATCGGCAACCCCGCCTACACCCGTTCAGGATGGGAGACGCAGGTGAAGTCCGGAATTGGCGATGGAACGCCGGACAGCTTCAACATCGGCTACTCACAGGCGGGCGCGTCGTGCAACTATGCCTTTGCCGGCAGCACGTTCGGGGTTAGTTGGCCGCAGCACTTCCCGGCTTGGGTGAGCAGCGACCCGAACTACTCGAAATCGATGGCCCCGAAGAAGTTCGCCACCGCGTCGCGCTACGTGCGGGCATCAGGGGTACAGCCGACCGATGTGGTCGTCATCATGGATGGCACGTGGCGCATCACGACCGCCGGGGCCGATGCGCTCTACGGACTGAATGACCCGAAACGCTACCTGCATGGCAAGCGTACCGCCAATGCGTTGTTCATGGACGGGCACGTCCAGAACGGTCACATGAACGACTTCCAAGGTCGGTGGAGCAACGCGTCGGCGCCCGGTGCGCTCATCGTTCAACTCACCACCGGGAAACATTGA